One Danio aesculapii chromosome 13, fDanAes4.1, whole genome shotgun sequence DNA window includes the following coding sequences:
- the LOC130240044 gene encoding E3 ubiquitin-protein ligase FANCL-like, translating into FNTQSTLANIHSQFLLNVEALSDFWSVLDEIDEKTWVLEPEKPTKADSTRRIAIGNNVSIKVQIDPRHPKMLPECCLLGAEHVVTPLRNKLNANMHLWNPDCTVLQNMKDVLEIEFPSPTTHGKIFQIKQHQHALKKLKCTKHIGPSKSNLIYLSSQWLRGLPTSRQSFNIVFGECPYCSKPITVKMVTGNA; encoded by the exons ttcAACACCCAGAGCACCTTGGCCAACATCCACAGCCAGTTCCTGTTAAACGTGGAGGCTCTGTCTGACTTTTGGTCAGTGCTGGATGAGATCGATGAGAAGACATGGGTGCTGGAaccagaaaaacccacaaaagcAGACTCCACCAGAAGAATCGCCATTG GAAACAATGTCTCAATAAAGGTACAAATTGACCCCAGACACCCCAAAATGCTGCCGGAGTGCTGTTTGCTCGGGGCTGAGCACG TGGTCACTCCTTTAAGGAATAAGTTGAATGCCAATATGCACTTATG GAACCCTGACTGCACTGTCCTACAGAATATGAAAGATGTGTTGGAGATTGAATTTCCATCGCCTACCACCCACGGAAAAATCT TCCAGATCAAACAGCACCAACATGCACTAAAGAAGCTGAAGTGCACAAAGCATATAGGACCCTCTAAATCTAATTTGATATATTTGTCTTCGCAGTGGCTGAGAGGTCTGCCAACCAGTCGCCAAAGCTTCAATATTGTGTTTGGAGAATGTCCTTACTGCAGCAAG CCTATCACTGTGAAAATGGTCACAGGAAATGCTTAA